The window TAGATGGATTGAACATTGAGCCATTGGTTGCAACCTATAAAGGAGGAGGAAGCAGCTCATATAATCCATTGATGTTGTTGAAAGTATTGGTGTATGCCTATCTATCTAAGAATTATGCATCACGCAAGATAGCAAGAGCGTTGCGAGAAGATGTGAACTATATGTGGCTAAGCGGGATGTATCGCCCCGATTTTCGCACGATAAACATATTCCGCTCTGGTCGGCTCAAGGGTGTTGTTGATCAGGTATTTGGATCAATGGTTGAATTTTGTATAGCGAACAAGTATATCAAGTTAGAGAATTATTTTGTTGACGGAACAAAGATGGAGGCAAATGCCCGTAAGACCAGTTATGTGTGGTCGAAGAATACCGAACGTTACAAAGAAGCGACACAAAAGAAGATCAAAGAGTTGTTGGAACATATCGAAGAAGTGAATCGTCAAGAGAATGCCGAGTATGGCGAGAGCGATCTGGAAGAATTAGGTAATGGTTCAACCATCACAAGTGAAAAACTCAAGGAGCAGATAGAGAAACTCAACACCATAATAAATCCCACGAAGCCAAATAAGCAAGTATTGAAAGAATTACAGACAAAGCAGATACCAAAGCTGGAACGATACGAAGAGCAAGAGCGACTATTAGGTGGTAGAAAGAGTTATTCGAAGACAGATACGGATGCGACATTTTTCAGAATGAAGAACGACCAGCTATTGCCTGCGTACAATGTTATGATTGGGACAGAGAATCAATTTATAGTAAACTACTCGATACATCAGAAAGCATCAGAGGCAGATCAATTTATCAGACATTTTACAAAACTCACCCGAACAACTGGATTGATACCGGAGGATGTTATAGGAGATGCCGCATATGGGAGTGAAGAGAACTACGCATTTTTAGAAGAACACGGAGTTGGCAATTATCTAAAATACAATACATATCATAGAGAAAATACTAAAAAGCATCGAGACAATTGTTATCATAAAGACAACTTTCAGTATTATGAAAAAACTGATACTTACCGATGTCCGGAAGGACGAGATTTAATATTTGATAGGACGGGGGAAAAAATTACCTACAACGGTTATCAACAAAATATTAGAATCTATGAATGTATCGATTGTTGTGAATGTCCGGTGGCGAGCCGGTGCAAAAAAGGAATAGGAAATCGGACGATTAATGTGAATCCACGATTAGAGCGATACCGTGCACAGGCGAGGGCAAATCTTGCATCAGATTATGGGATTGCACTTCGTAAAAAGCGAGGTGTCGATGTCGAACCGGTCTTTGGTGATATCAAAATGAATCAAGAATATAAAAGGTTTAGATTAAGAGGAAAAGAAAAAGTGAACGTTGAGTTTGGGCTATTGAGTATTCTGACTAACGTACAAAACATAGTATCGTAAATCAAGGAACGTAAAACGTTCC of the Bacteroidota bacterium genome contains:
- a CDS encoding IS1182 family transposase encodes the protein DGLNIEPLVATYKGGGSSSYNPLMLLKVLVYAYLSKNYASRKIARALREDVNYMWLSGMYRPDFRTINIFRSGRLKGVVDQVFGSMVEFCIANKYIKLENYFVDGTKMEANARKTSYVWSKNTERYKEATQKKIKELLEHIEEVNRQENAEYGESDLEELGNGSTITSEKLKEQIEKLNTIINPTKPNKQVLKELQTKQIPKLERYEEQERLLGGRKSYSKTDTDATFFRMKNDQLLPAYNVMIGTENQFIVNYSIHQKASEADQFIRHFTKLTRTTGLIPEDVIGDAAYGSEENYAFLEEHGVGNYLKYNTYHRENTKKHRDNCYHKDNFQYYEKTDTYRCPEGRDLIFDRTGEKITYNGYQQNIRIYECIDCCECPVASRCKKGIGNRTINVNPRLERYRAQARANLASDYGIALRKKRGVDVEPVFGDIKMNQEYKRFRLRGKEKVNVEFGLLSILTNVQNIVS